A genomic window from Bordetella genomosp. 9 includes:
- the recB gene encoding exodeoxyribonuclease V subunit beta, with translation MAESGRIHGKPRSEARAAAPRDAAPTPLDVLRFPLHGSRLIEASAGTGKTYTIATLYVRLVLGHGGDDGFDRPLMPPQILVVTFTEAATQELRDRIRARLAQAAAYFLADPAEVPAASGDDADGESAAGAAAASAASGGGDPLHALRAEYPPETWAACARKLQLAVEWMDEAAVSTIHGWCNRMLREHAFDSNSLFQQTLEQNTAPLMAEVVRDYWRAHIAPLDAVSAAEVRAWWPGPDALQAQLLPVLRFAPELKAPGKAAMADGLDAADIAAPRHANQDRSGGGSTAARRHASGVDADAGTPCDLLRTVRERRQGVLRELKQPWQAWLPELRQLFDEGVAAKRVNGRQVQARYYQAWLENLRAWCEDADARVPQLTDTAWLRLGPGLSEAWKGDPPDHPAFVALAELRDKTQALPEARHDVLRHAAEWVSRRFASEQAQRAQMSFDALLDQLDAALAGPSGATLAETLRKQFPVALIDEFQDTDPVQYRIFDAVYRVAANDRGSALILIGDPKQAIYGFRGADIHTYLRARAAVDGRLYVLGTNFRSTQPMVDAVNHCFMAAEQREAGDGAFLFRRDDGNPVPFIPVRANDRPDRLVLDGAATPALTMWWLPASDDGKAMGAGVYLDTMADACAGEVARLLALSQAGVAGFVPREQAVPRPDDDAHGVRPLRPADIAVLVDTGRQARAVRRALSRRGVRSVYLSERQSVYAGAQAGEIEFWLRACAEPDDARALRAALATPTLGVAWQDLDRIGQDELEWESRVQQFRAYARCWRDKGVLPMLRRLLDDFGVPARLLAPAAATGDGERAMTDILHIAELLQQASVGLDGEHALLRHLAEMRHAASVGEENDALTIRLESDADLVRVITVHKSKGLEYPLVFLPYAAAFRAVRPDAVPLSWHDDHGRLQVSLVPDAHGHARADRERLGEDLRKLYVALTRARYATWVGLAPIANLESSAIGYLVGRGLAPADQSLPAVLDTWRAGHADIAVREAPPPDIRYRPESERTTDPARTAAQAPGAAAEPAARHVAVSPGGARIMRRGVRDPWWIASYSSLRTATGDRIKEAEPETAREDVFLEVTGTDTDADGAGDADTMPAWPADRLPPVIPLPREAGGALHAFPAGAQAGTFFHELLEWAAAQGFAAIADQPEAVRQAVARRCEERNWSVWTEPLTAWLLDTVARPMALPDMPSGPVAPVALAGIGDYLSEMEFWLGADDVDVTRLDRVVRAHTLRQAPRQALEPARMNGMLKGFIDLVFEHQGRYYVLDYKSNRLGDDDAAYTQAAMRDAILDHRYELQYALYLFALHRLLRARLPDYDYDRHIGGAAYVFLRGTHAAQGGVFVERPPAALMDALDRLFAPHAREEAA, from the coding sequence ATGGCTGAGTCCGGCCGCATCCACGGCAAGCCCCGATCCGAGGCCAGGGCGGCCGCGCCGCGCGATGCGGCGCCCACGCCCCTGGATGTCCTGCGCTTTCCGCTGCACGGCAGCCGCCTGATCGAGGCCAGCGCCGGCACCGGCAAGACCTACACCATCGCCACTTTGTATGTACGCCTGGTGCTGGGGCATGGCGGCGACGACGGCTTCGACCGGCCGCTGATGCCGCCGCAGATCCTGGTGGTGACGTTCACCGAGGCCGCCACGCAGGAACTGCGTGACCGCATCCGCGCGCGGCTGGCGCAGGCTGCCGCGTATTTCCTGGCCGATCCGGCCGAGGTCCCGGCCGCGTCCGGCGACGACGCCGACGGCGAGTCTGCTGCCGGCGCCGCTGCCGCCAGCGCCGCGTCAGGCGGCGGCGACCCCCTGCACGCCCTGCGCGCCGAATATCCGCCGGAAACCTGGGCGGCCTGCGCGCGCAAGCTGCAGCTGGCCGTCGAGTGGATGGACGAAGCCGCCGTGTCGACCATACACGGCTGGTGCAACCGCATGCTGCGCGAGCATGCCTTCGACAGCAACAGCCTGTTCCAGCAGACGCTGGAACAGAACACCGCCCCGCTGATGGCGGAAGTCGTGCGCGACTACTGGCGCGCGCACATCGCGCCGCTGGACGCGGTGTCGGCGGCGGAAGTGCGGGCCTGGTGGCCGGGACCCGACGCGCTCCAGGCGCAGTTGCTGCCCGTGCTGCGCTTCGCGCCGGAATTGAAGGCGCCCGGCAAGGCCGCCATGGCGGACGGCCTCGATGCCGCGGATATCGCGGCCCCACGGCACGCCAACCAAGACCGCAGCGGCGGCGGCAGTACCGCCGCCCGGCGGCATGCCAGCGGCGTCGATGCCGATGCCGGCACACCCTGCGACCTGCTGCGTACCGTGCGCGAGCGTCGCCAGGGCGTATTGCGCGAACTGAAGCAGCCTTGGCAGGCATGGCTGCCCGAACTGCGCCAGCTGTTCGACGAAGGCGTGGCGGCCAAGCGCGTGAACGGACGCCAGGTCCAGGCACGCTACTACCAGGCCTGGCTGGAGAATCTGCGGGCATGGTGCGAGGACGCCGACGCCCGCGTGCCGCAACTGACCGACACCGCCTGGCTGCGCCTGGGCCCGGGCCTGAGCGAAGCGTGGAAGGGCGATCCTCCGGATCACCCTGCCTTCGTCGCCCTGGCCGAACTGCGCGACAAAACCCAGGCGCTGCCCGAAGCGCGCCATGACGTGCTGCGCCATGCCGCCGAGTGGGTGAGCCGGCGCTTCGCGTCCGAGCAGGCGCAGCGCGCGCAGATGAGCTTCGACGCCCTGCTGGACCAGCTCGACGCCGCCCTGGCGGGGCCATCCGGCGCGACCCTGGCCGAAACGCTGCGCAAACAGTTTCCCGTCGCGCTGATCGACGAATTCCAGGATACCGATCCAGTCCAGTACCGCATTTTCGACGCCGTCTACCGCGTGGCCGCCAACGACAGGGGCAGCGCGCTGATCCTGATCGGCGATCCCAAGCAGGCCATCTACGGGTTTCGCGGCGCCGACATCCACACCTATCTGCGCGCGCGCGCCGCGGTGGATGGCCGCCTGTACGTGCTCGGCACGAACTTCCGGTCCACGCAGCCCATGGTGGACGCGGTGAATCATTGCTTCATGGCCGCCGAACAACGGGAAGCGGGCGATGGGGCATTCCTGTTCCGCCGCGACGACGGCAACCCTGTGCCTTTCATCCCCGTGCGCGCGAACGACCGCCCCGACCGCCTGGTGCTGGACGGCGCGGCCACGCCGGCCTTGACGATGTGGTGGCTGCCGGCATCCGACGATGGCAAGGCCATGGGCGCCGGCGTCTACCTGGACACCATGGCCGACGCCTGCGCCGGCGAGGTCGCGCGGCTTCTGGCCTTGAGCCAGGCGGGCGTCGCGGGCTTCGTGCCGCGCGAGCAGGCCGTGCCGCGTCCGGACGATGACGCACATGGCGTGCGGCCGCTGCGTCCCGCCGACATCGCCGTGCTGGTCGATACCGGGCGGCAGGCGCGCGCCGTGCGCCGCGCCCTGTCGCGCCGCGGGGTGCGCAGCGTGTACCTGTCCGAGCGGCAATCCGTGTATGCCGGCGCGCAGGCCGGCGAAATCGAATTCTGGCTGCGCGCCTGCGCCGAGCCCGACGACGCGCGCGCGCTGCGCGCGGCGCTGGCCACGCCCACCCTGGGCGTGGCATGGCAGGACCTGGACCGCATCGGCCAGGACGAACTCGAATGGGAGTCGCGCGTGCAGCAGTTCCGCGCCTACGCGCGCTGCTGGCGCGACAAGGGCGTGCTGCCGATGCTGCGGCGCCTGCTGGACGATTTCGGCGTGCCCGCGCGGCTGCTGGCGCCGGCCGCCGCCACCGGCGACGGCGAGCGCGCGATGACCGATATCCTGCACATCGCCGAACTGTTGCAGCAGGCCAGCGTGGGGCTGGACGGCGAACACGCGCTGCTGCGCCATCTTGCGGAAATGCGCCATGCGGCCAGCGTGGGCGAAGAAAACGACGCCCTGACCATCCGCCTGGAAAGCGACGCCGACCTGGTACGCGTGATCACCGTCCACAAATCCAAGGGCCTGGAATATCCCCTGGTCTTCCTGCCTTATGCGGCCGCGTTCCGTGCGGTCAGGCCGGACGCCGTTCCCTTGTCGTGGCACGACGACCACGGGCGCCTGCAGGTGTCGCTGGTGCCCGACGCGCACGGCCACGCCCGCGCGGACCGCGAACGCCTGGGCGAGGACCTGCGCAAGCTGTATGTCGCCCTGACCCGCGCCCGCTATGCCACCTGGGTCGGCCTCGCGCCCATCGCCAACCTGGAATCCAGCGCCATCGGTTATCTGGTGGGGCGCGGTCTGGCGCCCGCCGACCAGTCCCTGCCGGCGGTGCTGGACACCTGGCGCGCCGGCCACGCCGATATCGCGGTACGCGAAGCGCCGCCGCCGGACATCCGCTACCGCCCGGAAAGCGAACGGACCACGGACCCGGCGCGGACCGCGGCGCAGGCGCCTGGCGCGGCCGCGGAGCCCGCCGCGCGCCATGTCGCGGTCTCGCCAGGCGGCGCGCGCATCATGCGCCGCGGCGTGCGCGATCCGTGGTGGATCGCCAGCTATTCCTCGCTGCGTACCGCCACCGGCGACCGGATCAAGGAAGCCGAGCCGGAAACCGCGCGCGAAGACGTCTTCCTGGAGGTCACCGGCACGGACACCGATGCGGATGGCGCGGGCGATGCCGACACGATGCCGGCCTGGCCCGCCGATCGCCTGCCGCCGGTGATCCCGTTGCCGCGCGAGGCCGGCGGCGCCCTGCACGCCTTCCCCGCCGGCGCGCAGGCCGGTACCTTCTTCCACGAGCTGCTCGAATGGGCCGCCGCCCAGGGCTTCGCCGCCATCGCCGACCAGCCGGAAGCGGTGCGCCAGGCGGTGGCGCGCCGCTGCGAAGAGCGCAACTGGTCCGTCTGGACCGAGCCGTTGACCGCCTGGCTGCTGGACACGGTGGCCAGGCCCATGGCGCTGCCCGACATGCCGAGCGGCCCGGTCGCCCCGGTGGCGCTCGCGGGCATCGGCGACTACCTTTCCGAAATGGAATTCTGGCTGGGCGCCGACGACGTCGACGTCACGCGCCTGGACCGCGTCGTGCGCGCGCACACGCTGCGGCAGGCGCCGCGCCAGGCGCTCGAACCGGCGCGCATGAACGGCATGCTGAAGGGTTTCATCGACCTGGTGTTCGAGCACCAGGGCCGCTATTACGTGCTGGACTACAAATCCAACCGCCTCGGCGATGACGACGCGGCGTACACGCAGGCCGCCATGCGCGACGCCATCCTGGATCACCGCTACGAACTGCAGTACGCCCTGTACCTGTTCGCCCTGCATCGCCTGCTGCGGGCGCGGCTTCCCGACTACGACTATGACCGGCACATCGGCGGCGCCGCCTATGTCTTCCTGCGCGGCACGCACGCGGCGCAGGGCGGTGTCTTCGTGGAGCGTCCGCCCGCCGCGCTGATGGATGCGCTGGACCGGCTGTTCGCGCCGCATGCGCGCGAGGAGGCTGCCTGA
- the recD gene encoding exodeoxyribonuclease V subunit alpha gives MFLSDTHASATPAFSDGDAAAGRRELLASMDEWVAHRWIRPLDAVFARFLWDEVPDAPALAILGALLASHQLAHGHACLDLGAALEDPEMTLALPPEGAGQPASGEPLRSPAALLAHVSLPRWQAALDVPGLVGDGPGGTPLVLIDQRLYLRRCWQYEQDINAGIAARLARNPELQAALPPGGLRAMLDALFPADGAVAGADWQKIACAAAARSAFTIITGGPGTGKTTTVVKLLAVLQALALQGVETGAATAAAAAARPLRIRLAAPTGKAAARLSESIAGAVSRLPLAGLPGGAALRQAIPTGVSTLHRLLGSRPGSRKFRHDADHPLALDVLVVDEASMIDLETMAALLQALPPRGRLVLLGDKDQLASVEAGAVLADLCRDAQGGRYTPATRDWLEQVSGQRIADDLIDAQGTALDQAIVMLRHSHRFASDSGIGRLAAAINAGNRQQVARFWRQPHAGVTRLAASECDRDFAALVLDGQAQTELELALDSGSAPDDARDSPGDATRDGPRDPLRDPPPDAGADALDHVLDQHGPHGYARYLRLMRARRPAAGAGQEALDQWARQVLQAHGAFQLLTTLRHGNWGVEGLNRRVARLLRDHGLIDAMEGWYAGRPVLVTRNDYALGLMNGDIGITLALPAAPDSAPVLRVAFPMTDGSGRIKWVLPSRLQAVETVYALTVHKSQGSEFDHAAVVLPERLSPILTRELLYTGITRARAFLTLLSPGGDHVLEQGIARQVRRASGLLA, from the coding sequence ATGTTCCTGTCCGACACCCACGCCTCCGCCACGCCCGCGTTTTCCGACGGCGACGCGGCGGCCGGCCGCCGCGAGCTGTTGGCATCGATGGACGAATGGGTCGCCCATCGCTGGATACGCCCCCTGGACGCCGTGTTCGCGCGTTTCCTGTGGGACGAAGTGCCCGACGCGCCTGCTCTGGCGATACTGGGCGCGCTGCTGGCCAGCCACCAACTGGCGCACGGCCATGCCTGCCTGGACCTGGGCGCCGCGCTGGAAGACCCTGAAATGACGCTGGCGCTGCCGCCCGAGGGCGCCGGGCAGCCGGCCTCCGGCGAGCCCTTGCGCTCGCCCGCCGCGCTGCTGGCCCACGTCTCCCTGCCGCGCTGGCAGGCGGCGCTGGACGTCCCGGGATTGGTGGGCGACGGGCCGGGCGGCACGCCGCTGGTGCTGATCGACCAGCGCCTGTACCTGCGCCGCTGCTGGCAGTACGAGCAGGACATCAATGCCGGCATCGCCGCGCGGCTGGCACGCAATCCGGAACTGCAGGCGGCCCTGCCGCCCGGCGGCCTGCGCGCCATGCTGGATGCCCTGTTCCCCGCCGATGGAGCCGTCGCCGGCGCGGACTGGCAGAAGATCGCCTGCGCGGCGGCCGCGCGCAGCGCCTTCACCATCATCACGGGCGGTCCGGGCACCGGCAAGACCACCACCGTCGTCAAGCTGCTGGCCGTCCTGCAGGCGCTGGCCTTGCAGGGGGTGGAAACCGGCGCCGCCACCGCGGCCGCAGCCGCGGCGAGGCCATTGCGTATCCGGCTGGCGGCGCCGACCGGCAAGGCGGCGGCGCGGCTGAGCGAATCCATCGCCGGCGCGGTGTCGCGGCTGCCCCTGGCGGGCCTGCCGGGCGGCGCCGCCTTGCGCCAGGCCATTCCGACCGGGGTATCGACGCTGCATCGCCTGCTGGGCAGCCGCCCCGGCTCGCGCAAATTCCGCCATGATGCCGACCATCCGCTGGCGCTGGACGTGCTGGTGGTCGACGAAGCGTCGATGATCGACCTCGAGACCATGGCGGCGCTACTGCAGGCGCTGCCGCCGCGCGGGCGGCTGGTGCTGCTGGGCGACAAGGACCAGCTGGCGTCGGTCGAGGCCGGCGCGGTGCTGGCCGACCTGTGCCGCGACGCCCAAGGCGGACGCTACACGCCCGCCACGCGCGATTGGCTGGAGCAGGTCAGCGGCCAGCGCATCGCCGACGACCTGATCGATGCCCAGGGGACCGCCCTGGACCAGGCCATCGTCATGCTGCGGCACAGCCATCGCTTCGCCTCGGACAGCGGCATCGGCCGCCTGGCCGCCGCCATCAATGCCGGCAATCGCCAGCAGGTGGCCCGTTTCTGGCGCCAGCCGCATGCCGGCGTGACGCGGCTGGCGGCGAGCGAGTGCGATCGGGACTTCGCGGCCCTGGTCCTGGATGGCCAGGCGCAGACCGAACTGGAGCTGGCGCTGGACTCCGGCAGCGCCCCGGACGATGCGCGCGACTCGCCGGGCGATGCAACTCGCGATGGACCGCGCGACCCGCTTCGCGACCCGCCGCCCGATGCCGGTGCCGACGCGCTGGATCACGTGTTGGATCAGCATGGCCCGCACGGTTATGCCCGCTACCTGCGCCTGATGCGCGCGCGGCGTCCGGCCGCGGGCGCCGGGCAGGAAGCCCTGGACCAATGGGCGCGGCAGGTCCTGCAAGCCCACGGGGCCTTCCAGCTGCTGACGACGCTGCGCCATGGCAATTGGGGTGTGGAAGGCTTGAACCGCCGCGTGGCGCGGCTGCTGCGAGATCACGGATTGATCGACGCGATGGAAGGCTGGTACGCTGGCCGTCCCGTGCTGGTCACGCGCAACGATTACGCCCTGGGCCTGATGAATGGCGACATCGGCATCACGCTGGCGCTGCCGGCGGCGCCCGACAGCGCGCCCGTGCTGCGCGTGGCCTTTCCCATGACCGACGGCAGCGGCCGGATCAAGTGGGTGTTGCCCAGCCGACTGCAAGCGGTGGAGACCGTGTACGCGTTGACGGTGCACAAGTCCCAGGGCTCGGAGTTCGACCACGCGGCCGTGGTGCTGCCGGAGCGGCTCAGTCCCATCCTGACCCGCGAATTGCTCTACACCGGCATCACCCGGGCGCGGGCCTTCCTGACCCTGCTCAGTCCTGGCGGCGACCACGTGCTGGAACAGGGCATCGCCCGGCAGGTACGGCGCGCCAGCGGCCTGCTGGCGTAA